A genomic window from Micromonospora sp. WMMA1947 includes:
- a CDS encoding class I SAM-dependent methyltransferase: MTADLNRSDWAATLPHRDYDAVLTATALHWVDGPRLAELYREIRDVLRPGGVFVNADHMPDDAMPTLTARLGERARARRDARHRAGAALSWPDWWAQAADDPVLGPLVEKRRQIYPTGHSPEWTPPAAWHLDALRAAGFTEAGVLWRGGADAAVAALR, encoded by the coding sequence GTGACCGCCGACCTCAACCGGTCCGACTGGGCCGCCACGCTGCCGCACCGCGACTACGACGCGGTGCTCACCGCCACCGCGCTGCACTGGGTGGACGGTCCGCGCCTGGCCGAGCTCTACCGCGAGATCCGCGACGTGTTGCGCCCCGGCGGCGTGTTCGTCAACGCCGACCACATGCCCGACGACGCGATGCCGACGCTCACCGCCCGGCTCGGCGAGCGCGCGCGGGCGCGCCGGGACGCCCGGCACCGTGCCGGCGCGGCGCTGTCCTGGCCGGACTGGTGGGCGCAGGCGGCCGACGACCCGGTGCTCGGCCCGCTCGTGGAGAAGCGGCGGCAGATCTACCCGACCGGGCACAGCCCGGAGTGGACCCCGCCCGCGGCATGGCACCTGGACGCGCTGCGCGCGGCCGGCTTCACCGAGGCCGGCGTGCTCTGGCGCGGCGGCGCGGACGCCGCGGTGGCCGCGCTCCGCTGA
- a CDS encoding FAD-dependent oxidoreductase — translation MIRTMLRLRARPGCEPAVGPAFETVAGQLGALAGNLRHELLRDALDPRGFVVVTEWADEAALRAYRRGPVAARLAGLLRPLTEPADGPGYPLLRETGDGTGPVYVDVELTVPRDRLAEFHSGYPEVVRRMAAIPGYRREQLLREPGSDIHHIFAEWDGAAPFLAWIGDPAHASAQAGPIAPFLLDIRRRLFHVVPDADDRRHPTTGWEADVHRTTDVLVVGAGPTGLTAAVELARRGIDCLVIDKQVTPPGHADKAIGVHCRTMEIWEEQGVVRDAMDAGIWLTGNMVFVNGEQTHRMSWELPGLPYAHLGLPQYETERILTDRLATLGVRPQRGAELVDFTQDADGVTATVRTADGGTETVRAAYLVGADGAHSRVRERLGLTFTGGLGRFPQLFMLVDVDVDWDMPDGHLLRFLHMTDGQMDGMLVCVPLRGEHRYRIATLAPPRFFAQTGGRDAPPGFSEELDEPTISDVQAALDRLAPPGTRATNLRWSSVFRISHGIVDRYRDGRVFVAGDAAHLHPPAGGQGMNTGIQDTWNLAWKLALAVRGLAAPGLLDSYETERRPEGEEIVGRAVRMAGTEEVDRADLERQFLQEMSMLLSYAGSPLVGETVADPAALGDAPRPGDIAPDVDGLRRRGVGHPLRLRDLTRGTRHTLLLYADATAGAGELAALTGLCADARRLTGGELEAYLLLDPDADEPRLLDPPVVRDAERRFRAGYGLTGTGLYLIRPDGHVGFRGAPVDPDALRKHLHLVFGSTR, via the coding sequence ATGATCAGGACGATGCTCCGGCTGCGCGCGCGCCCCGGCTGCGAGCCCGCGGTCGGACCGGCGTTCGAGACGGTCGCCGGTCAGCTCGGCGCGCTGGCCGGGAACCTGCGGCACGAGCTGCTGCGGGACGCCCTCGACCCGCGCGGCTTCGTCGTCGTCACCGAGTGGGCCGACGAGGCGGCGCTGCGCGCGTACCGGCGGGGGCCGGTCGCGGCCCGCCTCGCCGGCCTGCTCCGGCCGCTGACCGAGCCGGCGGACGGCCCCGGCTACCCGCTGCTGCGGGAGACCGGGGACGGAACGGGTCCGGTCTACGTGGACGTCGAGCTGACCGTGCCGCGCGACCGCCTCGCCGAGTTCCACAGCGGCTACCCCGAGGTGGTCCGGCGGATGGCCGCGATACCCGGCTACCGCCGCGAGCAGCTGCTGCGCGAACCCGGCTCGGACATCCACCACATCTTCGCCGAGTGGGACGGCGCCGCGCCGTTCCTCGCCTGGATCGGCGACCCGGCCCACGCCTCGGCGCAGGCCGGACCGATCGCACCGTTCCTTCTCGACATCCGGCGCCGGCTGTTCCACGTCGTGCCCGACGCGGACGACCGCCGACACCCCACCACGGGCTGGGAGGCCGACGTGCACAGGACAACAGACGTACTCGTCGTCGGGGCGGGGCCCACCGGGCTGACCGCCGCCGTCGAACTGGCCCGGCGGGGCATCGACTGCCTGGTGATCGACAAACAGGTCACCCCGCCCGGCCACGCCGACAAGGCGATCGGCGTGCACTGCCGCACCATGGAGATCTGGGAGGAGCAGGGCGTCGTCCGGGACGCCATGGACGCCGGCATCTGGCTCACCGGCAACATGGTCTTCGTCAACGGCGAGCAGACCCACCGGATGAGCTGGGAACTGCCCGGCCTGCCGTACGCCCACCTCGGCCTGCCGCAGTACGAGACCGAGCGGATCCTCACCGACCGGCTGGCCACGCTCGGGGTGCGCCCGCAGCGCGGCGCCGAACTCGTCGACTTCACCCAGGACGCCGACGGCGTGACCGCCACCGTCCGCACCGCCGACGGCGGCACCGAGACGGTACGCGCGGCGTACCTGGTCGGCGCCGACGGCGCGCACAGCCGGGTACGGGAGCGGCTGGGTCTCACCTTCACCGGCGGGCTGGGCCGGTTCCCGCAGCTGTTCATGCTGGTGGACGTCGACGTCGACTGGGACATGCCGGACGGGCACCTGCTGCGGTTCCTGCACATGACCGACGGGCAGATGGACGGGATGCTGGTCTGCGTACCGCTGCGCGGTGAGCACCGTTACCGCATCGCCACCCTCGCGCCGCCCCGCTTCTTCGCCCAGACCGGCGGGCGCGACGCCCCGCCCGGCTTCAGCGAGGAACTCGACGAACCGACCATCTCCGACGTGCAGGCCGCGCTGGACCGCCTCGCGCCGCCCGGCACCCGGGCGACCAACCTGCGCTGGTCCTCGGTGTTCCGGATCAGCCACGGCATCGTCGACCGTTACCGCGACGGGCGCGTGTTCGTCGCCGGGGACGCCGCCCACCTGCACCCGCCCGCCGGCGGGCAGGGCATGAACACCGGCATCCAGGACACCTGGAACCTGGCGTGGAAGCTGGCGCTGGCGGTACGCGGACTCGCCGCGCCCGGCCTGCTGGACAGCTACGAGACCGAGCGGCGCCCGGAGGGCGAGGAGATCGTCGGCCGCGCGGTCCGGATGGCCGGCACCGAGGAGGTGGACCGCGCCGACCTGGAACGGCAGTTCCTCCAGGAGATGTCCATGCTGCTCAGCTACGCCGGCAGCCCGCTGGTCGGGGAGACCGTCGCCGACCCGGCCGCGCTCGGTGACGCGCCCCGCCCCGGCGACATCGCGCCCGACGTGGACGGGCTGCGCCGGCGCGGCGTCGGCCACCCGCTGCGGCTGCGCGACCTCACCCGGGGCACCCGGCACACGCTGCTGCTCTACGCCGACGCGACCGCCGGCGCGGGAGAGTTGGCCGCGCTGACCGGCCTGTGCGCCGACGCGCGCCGGCTCACCGGCGGCGAACTCGAGGCGTACCTGCTGCTCGACCCGGACGCCGACGAGCCGCGACTGCTCGACCCGCCGGTGGTGCGCGACGCCGAGCGCCGCTTCCGCGCCGGGTACGGGCTGACCGGCACCGGCCTGTACCTGATCCGCCCGGACGGGCACGTCGGCTTCCGGGGCGCGCCGGTCGACCCGGACGCGCTGCGCAAGCACCTGCACCTGGTGTTCGGGAGCACGCGGTGA
- a CDS encoding antibiotic biosynthesis monooxygenase family protein yields MSRVRTVLSMRTRAGCEERFEAEWLTAAEQIRTLDGCLHQDLVRDADDPRSYLIISDWADRERLDAFGRSAHRDRLLSIIRELRESADRHTYQVLHSVAGEPGERR; encoded by the coding sequence GTGAGCCGGGTCCGGACCGTGCTGTCGATGCGGACCCGGGCGGGCTGCGAGGAACGCTTCGAGGCCGAGTGGCTCACCGCCGCCGAACAGATCCGCACGCTGGACGGCTGCCTGCACCAGGACCTGGTCCGCGACGCCGACGACCCGCGCAGCTATCTCATCATCAGCGACTGGGCCGACCGCGAGCGGCTGGACGCGTTCGGCCGCAGCGCGCACCGGGACCGGCTGCTGAGCATCATCCGCGAGCTGCGCGAATCCGCCGACCGGCACACCTACCAGGTGCTGCACAGCGTGGCCGGCGAACCGGGGGAGAGGCGATGA
- a CDS encoding cytochrome P450 has protein sequence MTDDVMPASELYTDAFAADPYPALARLRADRPVCPVGSPRFDSWLITRFDDARTALTDPRLSKDLYGPEQHYLKIFGPNSEGLNRNMLNSDPPEHTRLRRVVSQAFAPRRIEALRPRVASIVDQLIDKMAPHGEADLMHEFAIPLPMTVICELLGVPPADHDRVLDWTQVIRTSGSTSRPPAQERAAVQEAQLRLHHYLAGLVRAKRDDPADDIIGALIKAVDADGTLSEAELVTTTFLLLFAGHQTTADFLGNAVLALLTHPEQMELLRTTPRLLPAAIEELLRFDGPLPVASPRIATEDVDYQGVRIPRGAIVGVAINAANHDPAHFADPDRLDLRRVRGPHLGFGHGVHYCLGVSLARMEAELALGALLRRLPGLRLGVPLAQVRRLPAASPFRGLLELPVTFTA, from the coding sequence ATGACCGACGACGTGATGCCCGCGAGCGAGCTGTACACCGACGCGTTCGCGGCCGACCCGTACCCCGCGCTGGCCCGGCTGCGCGCGGACCGGCCGGTCTGCCCGGTCGGCTCGCCGCGCTTCGACTCCTGGCTGATCACCCGCTTCGACGACGCCCGCACCGCGCTGACCGACCCGCGCCTGTCCAAGGACCTGTACGGCCCGGAGCAGCACTACCTGAAGATCTTCGGCCCGAACTCCGAGGGCCTGAACCGCAACATGCTCAACTCCGACCCGCCGGAGCACACCCGCCTGCGCCGGGTGGTGTCGCAGGCGTTCGCGCCCCGGCGGATCGAGGCGCTGCGCCCCCGGGTGGCGTCGATCGTCGACCAGCTCATCGACAAGATGGCGCCGCACGGCGAGGCGGACCTGATGCACGAGTTCGCCATCCCGCTGCCGATGACAGTCATCTGCGAGCTGCTCGGCGTGCCGCCGGCCGACCACGACCGGGTGCTCGACTGGACCCAGGTCATCCGCACCTCCGGGTCCACCAGCCGGCCCCCGGCGCAGGAACGGGCCGCGGTGCAGGAGGCCCAGCTCCGGCTGCACCACTACCTGGCCGGGCTGGTCCGCGCCAAGCGCGACGATCCGGCCGACGACATCATCGGTGCGCTGATCAAGGCGGTCGACGCGGACGGGACGCTGTCCGAGGCGGAACTGGTCACCACCACGTTCCTGCTCCTGTTCGCCGGGCACCAGACCACCGCCGACTTCCTCGGCAACGCCGTGCTGGCCCTGCTCACCCACCCCGAGCAGATGGAACTGCTGCGCACCACGCCGCGGCTGCTGCCGGCCGCGATCGAGGAGCTGCTCCGGTTCGACGGGCCGCTGCCGGTGGCCAGCCCGCGCATCGCCACCGAGGACGTCGACTACCAGGGCGTCCGCATCCCGCGCGGCGCGATCGTCGGGGTGGCGATCAACGCGGCCAACCACGACCCGGCGCACTTCGCCGACCCGGACCGGCTGGACCTGCGCCGGGTCCGGGGCCCGCACCTCGGGTTCGGGCACGGCGTCCACTACTGCCTGGGCGTCTCGCTGGCCCGGATGGAGGCCGAACTCGCGCTCGGGGCGCTGCTGCGCCGGCTGCCCGGACTGCGCCTCGGCGTGCCGCTCGCGCAGGTGCGCCGGCTCCCGGCCGCCTCGCCGTTCCGCGGCCTGCTGGAACTGCCCGTCACCTTCACCGCCTGA
- a CDS encoding TcmI family type II polyketide cyclase codes for MVFRNVIVCHMVPGSEQIVGGVFGHYDQATRPQDLGVIGRYLLSHHDLYIHVIEREQDPRISGQTRGLPAFQKIAEEIGPYVTPYPRYWKNPSDSVAKEFYHWAPEGEPPADTTLTVIVGRIKPGAEPDVARVFGESDAGSLPADLGVTGRWLYSIDDVYVHLLEQESSVAEATRDRHGDKPAFGKVMQDLGPYIEPYRPERWQGPQDSVATVFYRWQAQD; via the coding sequence ATGGTCTTCCGCAACGTGATCGTCTGTCACATGGTCCCCGGCAGCGAGCAGATCGTCGGCGGCGTGTTCGGCCACTACGACCAGGCCACCCGCCCGCAGGACCTGGGCGTCATCGGCCGGTACCTGCTGTCGCACCACGACCTCTACATCCACGTGATCGAGCGGGAGCAGGACCCGCGGATCTCCGGGCAGACCCGTGGCCTGCCCGCCTTCCAGAAGATCGCCGAGGAGATCGGGCCGTACGTCACCCCGTACCCGCGCTACTGGAAGAACCCGTCGGACTCGGTGGCGAAGGAGTTCTACCACTGGGCGCCCGAGGGCGAGCCGCCCGCCGACACCACGCTCACCGTGATCGTCGGGCGGATCAAGCCGGGCGCCGAGCCGGACGTGGCACGGGTCTTCGGCGAGTCCGACGCCGGGTCGCTCCCGGCCGACCTCGGCGTCACGGGGCGCTGGCTCTACTCGATCGACGACGTCTACGTGCACCTGCTCGAACAGGAGTCGTCGGTGGCCGAGGCCACCCGCGACCGGCACGGCGACAAGCCGGCCTTCGGCAAGGTGATGCAGGACCTGGGCCCGTACATCGAGCCGTACCGGCCGGAGAGGTGGCAGGGCCCGCAGGACTCCGTCGCCACCGTCTTCTACCGCTGGCAGGCCCAGGACTGA
- a CDS encoding DUF1622 domain-containing protein produces MSTKEIVQHVGALLDLAGVLVIAVGVAVATAVFAVRCARTRQVVAHYRAYRQGVGRAILLGLEFLVGGDIIRTVAVSPTFTSVGVLALIVLVRTFLSFSLEVELDGRWPWQGRTPADRPSVGARPQR; encoded by the coding sequence GTGTCGACGAAGGAGATCGTCCAGCACGTCGGGGCGCTGCTGGACCTGGCCGGGGTGCTCGTCATCGCGGTCGGCGTCGCAGTCGCCACGGCGGTGTTCGCGGTGCGCTGCGCTCGGACCCGGCAAGTGGTCGCGCACTACCGGGCGTACCGGCAGGGGGTCGGCCGGGCCATCCTGCTCGGCCTGGAGTTCCTGGTCGGTGGCGACATCATCCGTACGGTCGCGGTGTCGCCCACGTTCACCAGCGTCGGCGTGCTGGCGCTGATCGTGCTGGTCCGCACGTTCCTCAGCTTCTCCCTCGAGGTGGAACTGGACGGCCGGTGGCCCTGGCAGGGCCGGACCCCCGCCGACCGGCCGAGCGTGGGCGCCCGCCCGCAGCGCTGA
- a CDS encoding heavy metal translocating P-type ATPase — MEHGSGHYTAHHGDHGAHAGHDPEQFRRRFWLSLALTVPIVATSHMVMDWFGYTLEFPGVRWVGPVLGTVVFAYGGWPFLTGGLRELRERAPGMMLLISMAIVVAYLASAATSVGLFDLDFWWELAALVTIMLLGHWQEMRAVGQARGALGALAALLPDDAERLDDAGQPHPVPVGELRVDDLVLVRPGGRVPADGRIVEGAAELDESMITGESRPVARAAGDRVVAGTVATDSTLRVRVEAVGADTALAGIGRLVAQAQASGGRAQVLADRFAALLFYLAAFAGLATFAVWALLGDPDQAVVRTVTVLVIACPHALGLAIPLVVALSTALSARAGILVKDRLALERMRTVDTVLFDKTGTLTTGRHTVTGVAATGGLDEAAALALAGAVEADSEHPLARALVTAADARGARPAARGFRALTGRGVRATVDGVDWAVGGPALLRELGAPVPDDLARAAQEWSGRGAAVLHLVRLPEGGAPEVVAAFGLEDQVRPEARAAVAELRDLGVRKIVMITGDARPVAEAVAADLGFRPGVDEVFAEVLPADKDKAVAELRDRGLTVAMVGDGVNDAPALARADVGLAIGAGTDVAIESAGVVLAGSDPRGVGGVIRLSRASYRKMRQNLAWAAGYNVVAIPLAAGVLAWGGIALSPALGAVLMSASTIVVALNAQLLRRVRIAPAD; from the coding sequence ATGGAGCACGGATCCGGTCACTACACCGCCCACCACGGCGACCACGGCGCGCACGCCGGGCACGACCCGGAGCAGTTCCGCCGCCGGTTCTGGCTGAGCCTCGCGCTGACCGTGCCGATCGTCGCCACCAGCCACATGGTGATGGACTGGTTCGGCTACACGCTCGAGTTCCCGGGCGTGCGCTGGGTCGGCCCGGTGCTCGGCACCGTCGTGTTCGCGTACGGCGGCTGGCCGTTCCTCACCGGCGGGCTGCGTGAGCTGCGCGAACGTGCCCCCGGGATGATGCTGCTGATCTCGATGGCGATCGTGGTCGCGTACCTCGCCTCGGCCGCCACCAGCGTCGGCCTGTTCGACCTGGACTTCTGGTGGGAGCTCGCCGCGCTGGTCACCATCATGCTGCTCGGCCACTGGCAGGAGATGCGGGCGGTCGGGCAGGCGCGTGGTGCGCTCGGCGCCCTCGCGGCGCTGCTGCCCGACGACGCCGAGCGCCTGGACGACGCCGGGCAGCCGCATCCGGTGCCCGTCGGCGAGCTGCGGGTGGACGACCTGGTGCTGGTGCGCCCCGGCGGGCGGGTGCCGGCCGACGGGCGGATCGTCGAGGGCGCCGCCGAGCTGGACGAGTCGATGATCACCGGCGAGTCGCGGCCGGTGGCGCGTGCCGCCGGTGACCGGGTGGTCGCCGGCACCGTCGCCACCGACTCCACCCTCCGGGTACGCGTCGAGGCCGTCGGCGCGGACACCGCGCTGGCCGGTATCGGGCGGCTCGTCGCGCAGGCGCAGGCCTCCGGCGGGCGCGCGCAGGTGCTCGCCGACCGGTTCGCCGCGCTGCTGTTCTACCTGGCGGCGTTCGCCGGCCTGGCGACGTTCGCGGTGTGGGCGCTGCTCGGCGACCCCGACCAGGCGGTGGTGCGGACCGTGACCGTGCTGGTGATCGCCTGCCCGCACGCGCTCGGCCTGGCGATCCCGCTGGTGGTGGCGCTGTCCACCGCGCTGTCGGCCCGCGCCGGCATCCTGGTCAAGGACCGGCTCGCGCTGGAGCGGATGCGCACCGTCGACACCGTCCTGTTCGACAAGACCGGCACGCTCACCACCGGCCGGCACACGGTCACCGGCGTGGCCGCGACCGGCGGGCTCGACGAGGCGGCCGCCCTGGCGCTGGCCGGCGCGGTCGAGGCGGACAGCGAGCACCCGCTGGCCCGGGCGCTCGTGACCGCCGCCGACGCCCGTGGCGCCCGCCCGGCCGCGCGCGGCTTTCGTGCGCTCACCGGCCGGGGCGTGCGCGCCACGGTGGACGGCGTCGACTGGGCGGTCGGCGGGCCGGCGCTGCTGCGCGAACTCGGCGCCCCGGTGCCGGACGACCTGGCCCGGGCCGCGCAGGAGTGGTCGGGTCGCGGTGCCGCGGTGCTGCACCTGGTCCGGCTGCCCGAGGGCGGAGCGCCGGAGGTGGTCGCCGCGTTCGGGCTGGAGGACCAGGTCCGCCCGGAGGCGCGGGCCGCCGTGGCCGAGCTGCGCGACCTCGGCGTACGCAAGATCGTGATGATCACCGGCGACGCGCGCCCGGTCGCTGAGGCGGTCGCCGCCGACCTCGGGTTCCGGCCCGGCGTCGACGAGGTCTTCGCCGAGGTGCTCCCGGCCGACAAGGACAAGGCGGTGGCCGAGCTGCGCGACCGGGGACTGACTGTGGCGATGGTGGGCGACGGCGTGAACGACGCACCGGCGCTTGCGCGCGCCGACGTCGGGCTGGCCATCGGCGCCGGCACCGACGTGGCGATCGAGTCCGCCGGGGTGGTGCTCGCCGGCTCCGACCCGCGCGGCGTCGGCGGCGTGATCCGGCTGTCCCGCGCCTCGTACCGGAAGATGCGGCAGAACCTCGCCTGGGCGGCCGGCTACAACGTGGTCGCGATCCCGCTCGCCGCCGGTGTGCTGGCCTGGGGCGGGATCGCGCTCAGCCCGGCCCTGGGCGCGGTGCTGATGTCCGCCTCCACCATCGTCGTGGCGCTCAACGCCCAACTGCTGCGCCGGGTCCGGATCGCGCCGGCCGACTGA
- a CDS encoding MerR family DNA-binding transcriptional regulator: protein MTVFRIGEAAELLGVSADTVRRWIDAGKLPATRDEHGHRVLDGADIAAFVRAPGHPELSSARNRLRGIVTAVVKDTVMAQVDIQAGPFRVVSLMSREAVDDLDLQVGSVAVAVIKSTTVVVERATTPRGRTSP from the coding sequence GTGACGGTGTTCCGGATCGGCGAGGCGGCCGAACTGCTCGGGGTCAGCGCGGACACGGTCCGCCGCTGGATCGACGCCGGCAAGCTGCCGGCCACCCGCGACGAGCACGGCCACCGGGTGCTCGACGGCGCCGACATCGCCGCGTTCGTCCGCGCCCCCGGCCACCCCGAGCTGTCCTCGGCCCGTAACCGGCTGCGCGGCATCGTCACCGCCGTCGTCAAGGACACCGTGATGGCCCAGGTGGACATCCAGGCCGGGCCGTTCCGGGTGGTGTCGCTGATGAGCCGCGAGGCCGTCGACGACCTCGACCTCCAGGTCGGCTCCGTCGCCGTCGCGGTGATCAAGTCGACCACCGTCGTGGTCGAGCGGGCCACCACCCCCAGGGGAAGGACCAGTCCGTGA
- the modA gene encoding molybdate ABC transporter substrate-binding protein yields the protein MTVRWIRAALAAALVTTLGLTGCGGTDEPAGSDGAGPVTVFAAASLTESFTKLGKDYEAAHPGRTVTFNFGGSSGLATQITQGAPADVFAAASPATMKTVTDAGDAAGEPAALVRNQLVVAVPPGNPARVGGLADLARPGVKVALCAEQVPCGAAARTALDAAGVRLTPATLERDVKGALAKLRLGEVDAALVYRTDVRAVPGLDAVEFPESARAVNDYPIVVLRAAGNPAGARAFVDFVRSDAGLAVLTAAGFQAPPGA from the coding sequence GTGACCGTACGGTGGATCCGCGCCGCGCTCGCCGCCGCGCTGGTGACGACGCTCGGCCTGACCGGCTGCGGCGGCACCGACGAGCCGGCCGGGTCCGACGGCGCCGGCCCGGTGACCGTGTTCGCCGCCGCCTCGCTCACCGAGTCGTTCACCAAACTCGGCAAGGACTACGAGGCCGCGCACCCGGGCCGCACCGTCACGTTCAACTTCGGCGGCAGCTCCGGGCTCGCCACCCAGATCACCCAGGGCGCGCCCGCCGACGTGTTCGCGGCCGCCTCCCCGGCCACCATGAAGACGGTCACCGACGCCGGTGACGCCGCCGGCGAACCGGCCGCGCTGGTGCGCAACCAGCTCGTCGTCGCCGTACCCCCCGGCAACCCGGCCCGGGTCGGCGGCCTGGCCGACCTCGCCCGACCCGGCGTCAAGGTGGCGCTCTGCGCGGAGCAGGTGCCCTGCGGCGCCGCCGCGCGCACCGCGCTCGACGCCGCCGGTGTCCGGCTCACCCCCGCCACGCTCGAACGGGACGTCAAGGGCGCGCTGGCCAAGCTGCGCCTCGGCGAGGTCGACGCCGCGCTGGTCTACCGCACCGACGTCCGCGCCGTACCCGGGCTCGACGCGGTCGAGTTTCCCGAGTCGGCGCGCGCGGTGAACGACTACCCGATCGTGGTGCTGCGCGCCGCCGGCAACCCGGCCGGCGCCCGCGCCTTCGTCGACTTCGTCCGCTCCGACGCCGGGCTCGCCGTGCTCACCGCCGCCGGGTTCCAGGCGCCGCCCGGCGCATGA
- a CDS encoding ABC transporter permease, with translation MSRGVRRQRVPIALLVPAGLGLTFLVLPLAGLLLRAPWTTLPRRLTEPGVLTALRLSLETATVATLLCVALGVPLAWLLARVEFPGRRLVRALVTVPLVLPPVVGGVALLLVFGRRGLIGSWLDEAFGVTLPFTTAGVVLAEAFVAMPFLVIAVEGALRGADPRYEEAAATLGAGRFTTFTRVTLPLVAPGVAAGAVLCWARALGEFGATITFAGNYPGRTQTMPLAVYLALETDLQAAIVLSLILLTVSVVILAALRDKWVGST, from the coding sequence ATGAGCCGCGGCGTACGCCGGCAGCGGGTGCCGATCGCCCTGCTCGTGCCCGCCGGGCTGGGCCTGACCTTCCTCGTCCTGCCGCTCGCCGGTCTGCTGCTCCGGGCGCCCTGGACCACGCTGCCCCGGCGGCTGACCGAACCGGGTGTGCTCACCGCGCTGCGGCTGTCACTCGAGACCGCCACCGTCGCCACGCTGCTCTGCGTGGCGCTCGGCGTACCCCTGGCCTGGCTGCTGGCCCGCGTCGAGTTCCCCGGCCGACGGCTGGTCCGGGCGCTGGTCACGGTGCCGCTGGTGCTGCCGCCGGTGGTCGGCGGCGTGGCGCTGCTGCTGGTCTTCGGCCGGCGCGGGCTGATCGGGTCGTGGCTGGACGAGGCGTTCGGCGTGACGCTGCCGTTCACCACCGCCGGGGTGGTGCTGGCCGAGGCGTTCGTGGCGATGCCGTTCCTGGTCATCGCCGTCGAGGGCGCGTTACGCGGCGCCGACCCCCGGTACGAGGAGGCCGCCGCCACGCTCGGCGCCGGACGCTTCACCACCTTCACCCGGGTCACGCTGCCGCTGGTCGCCCCGGGCGTGGCAGCCGGTGCGGTGCTCTGCTGGGCCCGGGCCCTCGGCGAGTTCGGCGCCACCATCACGTTCGCCGGCAACTATCCCGGCCGCACCCAGACCATGCCGCTGGCGGTCTATCTGGCGCTGGAGACCGACCTGCAGGCCGCGATCGTGCTGAGCCTGATCCTGCTCACCGTCTCCGTGGTCATCCTCGCCGCGCTGCGCGACAAATGGGTCGGCAGCACATGA
- a CDS encoding ABC transporter ATP-binding protein, whose protein sequence is MGRQHMTALLDAHLVAERDGFTLDVRLRIAAGEVVALLGPNGAGKTTALRVLAGLHPLDGGHLTLDGADLDRPDRRVWTPPERRPVGVVFQDYLLFPHLSALDNVAFGPRRRGADKRAARARAQEWLDRVGLGDQARRRPRQLSGGQAQRVALARALAVDPALLLLDEPLAALDARTRLDTRAELQRHLGAHPGATLLVTHDPLDALVLADRLVIVEHGRVVQEGDATAVTARPRTDYVARLVGLNLHRGHADGHAVTVGELTLTTADAVEGEAFVAYPPSAVALHPSRPEGSPRNVWAATVSGVQRHGDNLRVQLAGPVEVAADVTPAAAAHLGLIPGRPVWAAVKAAETRAYPA, encoded by the coding sequence ATGGGTCGGCAGCACATGACAGCGCTGCTGGACGCGCACCTCGTCGCCGAGCGGGACGGCTTCACCCTCGACGTGCGGCTGCGTATCGCCGCCGGTGAGGTGGTGGCGCTGCTCGGCCCGAACGGCGCCGGCAAGACCACGGCGCTGCGGGTGCTCGCGGGGCTGCACCCGCTGGACGGCGGGCACCTCACGCTCGACGGCGCCGACCTGGACCGCCCGGACCGCCGGGTGTGGACGCCACCGGAACGGCGGCCGGTCGGCGTGGTGTTCCAGGACTACCTGCTGTTCCCGCACCTGAGCGCGCTGGACAACGTGGCGTTCGGGCCACGCCGCCGGGGCGCCGACAAGCGTGCCGCGCGCGCCCGGGCCCAGGAGTGGCTGGACCGGGTCGGCCTCGGCGACCAGGCTCGCCGGCGGCCCCGGCAGCTCTCCGGCGGGCAGGCGCAGCGGGTCGCGCTGGCCCGCGCGCTCGCCGTCGACCCGGCGCTGCTGCTGCTCGACGAGCCGCTCGCCGCGCTGGACGCGCGGACCCGCCTGGACACCCGCGCCGAACTCCAGCGCCACCTCGGCGCGCATCCCGGTGCGACGCTGCTGGTCACCCACGACCCCCTCGATGCCCTGGTGCTCGCCGACCGACTGGTCATCGTGGAGCACGGCCGGGTCGTGCAGGAGGGCGACGCCACAGCCGTCACGGCCCGGCCGCGCACCGACTACGTGGCCCGGCTGGTCGGCCTCAACCTGCACCGCGGCCACGCCGACGGCCATGCCGTCACAGTTGGTGAGCTGACGCTCACCACCGCCGACGCGGTTGAGGGTGAGGCGTTCGTCGCGTACCCGCCTTCGGCTGTCGCGCTGCACCCGTCCCGGCCGGAGGGCAGCCCGCGCAACGTGTGGGCGGCCACCGTGAGCGGAGTGCAACGCCACGGCGACAACCTGCGCGTGCAACTGGCCGGGCCGGTCGAGGTCGCCGCCGACGTCACGCCCGCCGCCGCGGCCCATCTCGGACTGATCCCCGGCCGCCCGGTGTGGGCGGCGGTCAAGGCAGCCGAGACGCGCGCGTATCCGGCGTGA